In the Qipengyuania gelatinilytica genome, AGCTGGGCGGGCGCAAGATCCCGATCGAGTTGCGCCGGCATCCGACGGCCAAACGGCTCACCCTGCGCCTCGCGCCCGACGGCAGCGCAGTCAAGGTCACCCTGCCCCGCTGGTGCGCATCGAAGGAAGCGATCGCCTTCGCCCATGCCCGCGTCGACTGGCTCGCCTCCCAGCTCGCCAAGGTGCCCGAGGCCCGCGACCCGGTCGAGACGGGCAGGATCGACTACCGCGGCCGCACGCTTGCACTGGACTGGAGCGAAAGCGCCCCGCGCAAACCTGTGGCGCAGGGCGACGAGCTGAAGATCGGCGGTCCGCAGGAAACGCTCGCGCGCCGCCTCCAAAGATGGCTTGAGGCTGAAGCCCTCGACCTCTTCACCGGCGATGCCGCTTTCTATTGCGAGCGCGCCGGATTGCCGGCCGCGCCGGTGAGGCTCACCCGTGCAAAGCGCCGCTGGGGCAGCTGTTCGAGCGAGGGCATGCTGCGCCTCAACTGGCGGCTGGTGCAGGCCCCCGACCACGTGCGCCGCTCGGTCGTGGCGCACGAAGTGACCCACCTCGTCCATTTCGACCACTCGCCCGCCTTCCATGCACTGCTGGATGACATTTTCGAAGGCGAGATTGAGGATGCGAACCGCTGGCTTTCGCAGCATGGCCGCACCCTCTACACCAGCTTCAGCTAGCGGAAAGCCGCAAAGGCTATTATCTAACCATCATGCGCTTCAGGAACAGGATCAACCCGGTCGGCGGAATTGCCGACTTCTGGAATGAATTCAAACGACCCAACCCCTATCGTTGGCCGATCCTTGCCGCGTCTTTCCTGTGCACGGGCACGATCTTCTTCTGGCTGACGCAGGAGAATTATTACTACCCGCCCGAAGTGCCGAAAGTGACATATATCACTACCTTCGCCGATGGCCGGACCGACGAGGAAATCCGCCAGTCCAACATTGAGAACCAGCGCGTTCAGGACGAACTGCGCGCCCAGCAGGAGGCGATCGACGAGCGTCGCCGCGAATTCTACAAGTCGCTGGGCGCTGCAACCGGCTTCGACGTGGACTCGATGGAAGCCGAGGCCGAGGCCGAGCGCATCGCCGAAGAACGTGCCGAGCGCGAACGGCTGGAAAGCCTCTTCGGCGAGGACCAAACCCAGGCGGACAGCACAGTTGCCCCCGGCACGGAATGACGATCACTGGATGAGCGCTGCCGCGCGACTGGCGTCGCGAGGGCGGCCGGTATCGCGGCCCAATCCTGCGGTTGGCTGCATCCTCGTAAAAGACGAAGTGGTCGTCGGGCGCGGCTGGACCCTCGAAGGCGGTCGCCCGCATGCCGAGGCCGTTGCCTTGGAGCAGGCTGGCGACACCGCCTGCGGCGCGACGGCCTATGTGACGCTAGAACCTTGCGCACACCGTTCCGATCGCGGCCCTGCCTGCAGCGACCTGCTGGTCGAAGCAGGCGTGGCGCGGGTTGTCATCGGGCTGGAGGACCCCGACCCGCGCACGGCGGGCAGCGGCGCCGAACGATTGAAGTCCACAGGGATCGCGGTCGATGTGCTTGCATCGCAGGACGCCGAGGACAGCCTCGAGGGATACCTTACCCGCGCCCGTTGCGGTCGCCCGCATATCACGCTCAAACTGGCTCTTTCGCTCGACGGGCGTATCGCGATGGAGGACGGCAGCAGCCAGTGGATCACGGGCGAAGAAGCGCGCGCCCATGTCCATTCGCGCCGCGCGATGAGCGATGCGATCGTCGTGGGCGGTGCGACTTGGCGGCACGACAAGCCCCGTCTCGACGTTCGCCTCGAAGGGCTCGAACAGCGCAGCCCCGACCGCGTCCTGCTCACCCGCGGCGTCCCGCCCGACGGGGTGAAGGTCATCAACGACCCCGCACAGGTCGCCAGCTTCGAAGGCGTTCAATATCTTTATGTCGAAGGCGGTGCAGGCGCTGCGGCGAGTTTCCTTGCCGCCGATCTCGTCGACCGTCTCGAAATCTATCGCGCGCCGATCCTGATCGGGAAGGGAAAGCCCGCCCTGGGCGACATCGGGCTGACCAGCCTCGGCGATGCGCATGGGCGCTGGGCACTGGCCGAAAACCGCCAGCTTGGCAGCGACTTCTTCACCGCCTATCGCCGCACCAGGCAATAAGGGTTTTTCGAACACATGTTCACCGGCATCGTTACCGCAATCGGTCACATCGAAAGCGTGGAGACGCGCGGCGACACACGAGTGGTGGTCGCCTGCCCGTTCGATCCCGGTGCGATCGATATCGGCGCATCGATCGCCTGCTCGGGCATCTGCCTCACCGTCGTCACGCTGGAGGGCGAAAAGGGCGATGCGCGCATCGGCTTCGACGTGTCGGGCGAAACCATATCGCGCACCGTCCCGGGAATGTGGGAAGCAGGACGCAAGCTCAATCTCGAACCCGCCCTGCGCCTTGGCGACGAGCTCGGCGGGCACATGGTCACCGGCCATGTCGACACCGTCGGCGAAGTCGTCTCGCGCCGCGAGGAAGGCGGCTCGCTCCACTTCGCCATCCGTATCAGTCGCGCCTTCGCTGCCTATGTCGCGGAGAAAGGCTCGATCACGGTGGACGGCGTATCGCTGACGGTGAACGACGTGCGCGACCGCAGCGATGGCACATGCGACTTCGCGCTCAACATCATTCCGCACACTGGCGAAGTCACGACGCTCGGCGCGCTCAAGGAAG is a window encoding:
- a CDS encoding M48 family metallopeptidase; translation: MIEWLRDQHIKPEIELGGRKIPIELRRHPTAKRLTLRLAPDGSAVKVTLPRWCASKEAIAFAHARVDWLASQLAKVPEARDPVETGRIDYRGRTLALDWSESAPRKPVAQGDELKIGGPQETLARRLQRWLEAEALDLFTGDAAFYCERAGLPAAPVRLTRAKRRWGSCSSEGMLRLNWRLVQAPDHVRRSVVAHEVTHLVHFDHSPAFHALLDDIFEGEIEDANRWLSQHGRTLYTSFS
- the ribD gene encoding bifunctional diaminohydroxyphosphoribosylaminopyrimidine deaminase/5-amino-6-(5-phosphoribosylamino)uracil reductase RibD; protein product: MSAAARLASRGRPVSRPNPAVGCILVKDEVVVGRGWTLEGGRPHAEAVALEQAGDTACGATAYVTLEPCAHRSDRGPACSDLLVEAGVARVVIGLEDPDPRTAGSGAERLKSTGIAVDVLASQDAEDSLEGYLTRARCGRPHITLKLALSLDGRIAMEDGSSQWITGEEARAHVHSRRAMSDAIVVGGATWRHDKPRLDVRLEGLEQRSPDRVLLTRGVPPDGVKVINDPAQVASFEGVQYLYVEGGAGAAASFLAADLVDRLEIYRAPILIGKGKPALGDIGLTSLGDAHGRWALAENRQLGSDFFTAYRRTRQ
- a CDS encoding riboflavin synthase: MFTGIVTAIGHIESVETRGDTRVVVACPFDPGAIDIGASIACSGICLTVVTLEGEKGDARIGFDVSGETISRTVPGMWEAGRKLNLEPALRLGDELGGHMVTGHVDTVGEVVSRREEGGSLHFAIRISRAFAAYVAEKGSITVDGVSLTVNDVRDRSDGTCDFALNIIPHTGEVTTLGALKEGDRVNLEIDVLARYLKRMQSLTAQAG